A genomic region of Penaeus vannamei isolate JL-2024 chromosome 42, ASM4276789v1, whole genome shotgun sequence contains the following coding sequences:
- the LOC138860610 gene encoding histone H4, whose product MTGRGKGGKGLGKGGAKRHRKVLRDNIQGITKPAIRRLARRGGVKRISGLIYEETRGVLKVFLENVIRDAVTYTEHAKRKTVTAMDVVYALKRQGRTLYGFGG is encoded by the coding sequence ATGACTGGACGTGGAAAGGGCGGAAAGGGTCTCGGAAAGGGGGGCGCCAAGCGTCATCGCAAAGTGTTGCGTGATAACATCCAGGGTATCACCAAGCCTGCCATCCGTCGTCTTGCCCGTCGTGGAGGTGTCAAGCGTATCTCTGGTCTCATCTACGAAGAAACCCGTGGTGTCCTCAAGGTATTCCTCGAGAACGTGATCCGTGACGCCGTCACATACACCGAGCACGCCAAGAGGAAGACCGTCACCGCCATGGACGTCGTCTACGCTCTCAAGCGCCAGGGACGCACCCTGTACGGTTTCGGAGGTTAA
- the LOC113815422 gene encoding histone H2B produces the protein MPPKTSGKAAKKAGKAQKSITKGDKKKKRRRKESYSIYIYKVLKQVHPDTGISSKAMSIMNSFVNDIFERIAAEASRLAHYNKRSTITSREIQTAVRLLLPGELAKHAVSEGTKAVTKYTSSK, from the coding sequence ATGCCACCCAAGACTTCCGGAAAGGCTGCCAAGAAGGCCGGTAAGGCCCAAAAGTCTATCACCAAgggtgataagaagaagaagcgcaggaggaaggagagctaCAGCATCTACATCTACAAGGTGTTGAAGCAGGTCCACCCTGACACCGGTATCTCCTCCAAGGCCATGTCCATCATGAATTCTTTCGTGAATGACATTTTTGAGCGCATTGCCGCTGAGGCTTCCCGCCTTGCCCACTACAACAAGCGTTCCACCATCACCAGCCGGGAGATTCAGACCGCCGTCAGGCTTCTGCTCCCCGGTGAACTGGCCAAGCACGCTGTCAGCGAGGGCACCAAGGCCGTCACCAAGTACACTTCCTCTAAGTAA
- the LOC113815430 gene encoding histone H3, with product MARTKQTARKSTGGKAPRKQLATKAARKSAPATGGVKKPHRYRPGTVALREIRRYQKSTELLIRKLPFQRLVREIAQDFKTDLRFQSSAVMALQEASEAYLVGLFEDTNLCAIHAKRVTIMPKDIQLARRIRGERA from the coding sequence ATGGCTCGTACCAAGCAGACTGCCCGCAAGTCTACCGGAGGCAAGGCCCCCCGCAAGCAGCTGGCCACCAAGGCAGCACGTAAGTCTGCCCCTGCTACCGGAGGTGTCAAGAAGCCCCATCGTTACAGGCCTGGTACTGTTGCCCTTCGTGAGATCCGTCGTTACCAGAAGAGCACTGAGCTCCTCATCCGCAAGCTGCCCTTCCAGCGCCTCGTCCGTGAGATTGCCCAGGACTTCAAGACTGACCTCCGCTTCCAGTCCTCTGCTGTCATGGCTCTGCAGGAAGCCTCCGAGGCTTACCTGGTCGGCCTCTTCGAGGACACCAACCTGTGCGCCATCCATGCCAAGCGTGTAACCATTATGCCCAAGGATATCCAACTTGCTCGCCGTATCCGCGGAGAGCGCGCCTAA